Proteins co-encoded in one Campylobacter ornithocola genomic window:
- the ruvA gene encoding Holliday junction branch migration protein RuvA → MIVAIEGIVSKKEPTFVVLKTSSGISYGIFVSLFCSSNFEKGQKVEFLITQIIKEDSHKLYGFLDINEQRMFELLIKISGIGATTAMTLCSSLDTNTFYMALQNSDESVFKKVPGIGPKSAKRIIAELSDAKINIENSNQDQAQALAALLSLGFKQDNILKVLKTCESKNTSDIIKEALKKLA, encoded by the coding sequence ATGATAGTGGCAATTGAAGGTATAGTGAGTAAAAAAGAACCTACTTTTGTTGTTTTAAAAACTTCAAGCGGTATAAGTTATGGTATTTTTGTATCACTTTTTTGTTCAAGTAATTTTGAAAAAGGTCAAAAGGTTGAGTTTTTAATCACACAAATTATTAAAGAAGATTCACATAAGTTATATGGATTTTTAGATATTAATGAGCAAAGGATGTTTGAATTGTTGATTAAAATTAGTGGTATAGGAGCGACTACCGCTATGACACTTTGTTCAAGTTTGGATACAAATACTTTTTATATGGCTTTGCAAAATAGCGATGAGAGTGTGTTTAAAAAGGTTCCTGGTATCGGTCCAAAGAGTGCTAAAAGAATTATAGCTGAATTAAGTGATGCAAAAATCAATATAGAAAATTCTAATCAAGATCAAGCACAAGCTTTAGCAGCCTTGCTTTCACTTGGTTTTAAACAAGATAATATTTTAAAGGTTTTAAAAACTTGTGAGAGTAAAAATACTAGCGATATTATTAAAGAAGCTTTAAAAAAATTGGCTTAA